CTGACGTAACCGGCACTTTTCGGCAACTCGGGACGCTCGATATCCAGGTGCGGAAACAGCAGCTCGGCCACGCGGTAGGACTCCTCCAGGTGTGGATAACCGGAGAAGATGAACGTGTCGATGCCCAGGTCCGCGTATTCCTTTACGCGTGCGGCAACGGTCGGGCCATCGCCCACCAGGGCCGTACCGGCGCCACCGCGCACCAGGCCGACGCCCGCCCACAGGTTGGGGCTGACTTCGAGGTTGTCGCGGCTGCCGCCGTGCAGGGCCGCCATGCGCTGCTGGCCGACCGAATCGAAGCGCGCCAGGGAGGCCTGGGCACGGGCGATGGTGTCGTCGTCCAGGTGCGAGATCAGGCGATCTGCCGCCTGCCAGGCCTCGGCGTTGGTTTCCCGCACGATCACGTGCAGACGAATACCGAAACGCACCGTGCGCCCCAGCTTCGCGGCCTTGGCACGCACCTGCGCGATCTTCTCGGCCACAGCGGCCGGCGGTTCGCCCCAGGTCAGGACCATCTCCACCTGCTCCGCTGCCAGATCCTGCGCCGCCTCCGAGGAACCGCCGAAGTACAGCGGCGGCCGTGGTTGCTGCAACGGCGGATAGAGCAGCTTGGCGCCTTTGACGCTGAT
This DNA window, taken from Pseudomonas sp. MYb118, encodes the following:
- the ssuD gene encoding FMNH2-dependent alkanesulfonate monooxygenase, with the translated sequence MSLNIFWFLPTHGDGHYLGTAEGARAVDHGYLQQIAQAADRLGFGGVLIPTGRSCEDSWLVAASLIPVTQRLKFLVALRPGIISPTVAARQAATLDRLSGGRALFNLVTGGDPEELAGDGLFLTHEERYQASVEFTRIWRRVLEGETVDYDGQHISVKGAKLLYPPLQQPRPPLYFGGSSEAAQDLAAEQVEMVLTWGEPPAAVAEKIAQVRAKAAKLGRTVRFGIRLHVIVRETNAEAWQAADRLISHLDDDTIARAQASLARFDSVGQQRMAALHGGSRDNLEVSPNLWAGVGLVRGGAGTALVGDGPTVAARVKEYADLGIDTFIFSGYPHLEESYRVAELLFPHLDIERPELPKSAGYVSPFGEMIANDVLPKAASQS